One Candidatus Hydrogenedentota bacterium genomic region harbors:
- the serC gene encoding 3-phosphoserine/phosphohydroxythreonine transaminase yields the protein MAERVYNFAAGPAALPLPALEEAREHFLVLPGAGASVMEISHRSKEFLAIIEQAQQNFRTLLNIPDNYRVLFLQGGASLQFIMAPMNFLQNSGKPADYVLTGSWGNKAMKEAKRVGNVRVAWEGKAEKYVRVPKQDELDLDPGAAYVHFTSNETIEGVEFFEEPDTGSVPLFCDASSDILSRPIDVSKYGILYAGAQKNVGPSGVAVVIISDEMLARVPENLPAMLDYKNIAENASLYNTPPTFTIYMVMLVTKWLIEEIGGLDKMYAINKQKAKMLYDVIDGSGGFYKGHSQVDCRSIMNVTFRLPSEELEAAFIKEAGANGLASLKGHRSVGGCRASIYNAVPVEGVKALSDFMKAFMSRNG from the coding sequence ATGGCAGAACGAGTCTACAATTTCGCCGCGGGCCCGGCCGCTTTGCCCTTGCCGGCTCTCGAGGAGGCCCGCGAGCACTTTCTGGTGTTGCCGGGGGCCGGGGCGTCGGTGATGGAGATCAGTCACCGGTCCAAAGAATTCCTGGCGATCATCGAGCAGGCCCAGCAGAATTTCCGTACCTTGCTCAACATCCCCGACAACTACCGCGTGCTTTTTCTTCAGGGCGGGGCATCTCTGCAATTCATCATGGCCCCCATGAACTTCCTCCAGAATTCCGGCAAACCCGCTGATTACGTCCTTACGGGTTCCTGGGGCAACAAGGCCATGAAGGAAGCCAAACGCGTAGGCAATGTTCGCGTCGCGTGGGAGGGGAAGGCCGAGAAATACGTTCGTGTGCCCAAGCAAGACGAATTGGACCTGGATCCCGGCGCGGCGTATGTGCACTTCACGTCGAACGAGACCATTGAAGGCGTCGAGTTTTTCGAAGAGCCCGACACGGGGAGCGTGCCGCTGTTCTGCGACGCCTCGTCAGACATTCTGTCGCGGCCGATTGACGTTTCGAAGTATGGGATTCTCTACGCCGGCGCCCAGAAAAATGTCGGCCCGTCGGGTGTAGCCGTGGTTATCATCAGCGACGAGATGCTGGCACGCGTGCCGGAGAACCTCCCGGCGATGCTGGATTACAAGAACATAGCCGAGAACGCCTCACTTTACAATACCCCGCCGACCTTCACCATCTACATGGTCATGCTCGTGACCAAATGGCTCATCGAAGAGATCGGCGGTTTGGACAAGATGTATGCGATCAACAAGCAGAAGGCCAAGATGCTGTACGACGTCATCGATGGCAGCGGCGGCTTCTACAAAGGTCACTCGCAGGTCGATTGCCGTTCCATCATGAACGTTACGTTCCGCCTGCCCAGCGAGGAACTCGAGGCCGCGTTCATCAAGGAAGCCGGGGCCAATGGTCTTGCCTCGCTTAAAGGACACCGCTCCGTCGGGGGCTGCCGCGCATCCATCTACAACGCCGTTCCGGTTGAGGGCGTCAAGGCTCTAAGTGACTTCATGAAGGCCTTCATGTCCAGGAACGGATGA
- a CDS encoding GxxExxY protein — protein MNPPEQNAIGSIIVDCAVALHRETGPGLLETVYEAVLARDLEARGLRVARQVPIPIELRGIRFDEGFRADLIVEDTVLVELKSVEKVTKAHHKQLLTYLRLTGIRLGCLLDFGEASMRNGISRIINGDVA, from the coding sequence TTGAATCCTCCGGAACAGAATGCGATAGGAAGCATCATTGTGGATTGCGCGGTGGCGCTTCATCGAGAGACGGGTCCCGGGCTGTTGGAAACAGTGTACGAAGCGGTTCTTGCACGCGATTTGGAGGCCCGGGGTCTGCGCGTGGCGCGGCAAGTTCCCATCCCCATCGAGCTTCGCGGCATCCGGTTCGACGAAGGGTTTCGTGCGGACCTCATCGTGGAGGATACCGTTCTTGTGGAACTCAAATCCGTGGAGAAGGTGACGAAGGCACACCATAAGCAGCTGTTGACGTATCTGCGGTTGACGGGTATCAGACTCGGCTGTCTACTCGACTTCGGCGAGGCGTCGATGAGGAACGGCATTTCCCGCATCATAAACGGAGACGTCGCGTAG